The following coding sequences lie in one Vanessa atalanta chromosome 1, ilVanAtal1.2, whole genome shotgun sequence genomic window:
- the LOC125065851 gene encoding protein shifted isoform X1, with protein sequence MWPSASFAARVCAGVALAMSLTIGAGRRDYKDPERQNSDISLWIDERQVRMFSGISMQVFAILNGNISPYILEPNFSHKLPVIPSEVGYVNFTWRSKKRYFYNFDTLTSSDPKVLKPPYLSIKTQGRVPKASKEFSIFLPCMGNVSGVATFEIGLVLKNGRGTPLKGTPLRLNLKKECAQRGVYLERTGPDPECDKKCANQGWCNSDKICQCPEGYMGQHCRTALCYPQCMNGGNCTAPGVCSCPPGYQGRHCEGGICSQKCLNGGKCIQKDTCECPKGYYGRRCEFSKCVIPCLNGGKCKGVNKCRCPAGLGGNHCEVGRRAGDCARACRHGVCRAGACRCEPGWRGRFCHRTYGSSEESGEFKRPR encoded by the exons ATGTGGCCGTCGGCGTCATTCGCGGCACGGGTGTGCGCAGGAGTGGCGCTGGCGATGTCGCTTACCATCGGGGCTGGCCGACGAGATTACAAGGATCCAGAGAGACAGAACTCGGACATATCGCTTTGGATTGATGAGCGGCAAGTGAGAATGTTCAGTG GAATATCAATGCAAGTATTCGCAATATTGAACGGCAACATATCGCCGTACATATTAGAACCTAATTTCTCCCATAAACTACCTGTGATACCCTCTGAAGTGGGCTACGTCAATTTCACATGGCGTTCGAAGAAGCGGTACTTCTATAACTTTGACACACTGACGTCTTCTGACCCCAAAGTCTTGAAACCACCATACCTATCCATCAAAACACAAGGCCGGGTGCCTAAAGCCTCTAAAG AGTTCAGTATATTTTTGCCTTGTATGGGTAATGTGAGTGGAGTGGCAACATTTGAAATAGGCCTAGTGCTCAAAAACGGTCGAGGCACCCCGTTGAAAGGTACGCCCCTCAGGCTAAACCTAAAGAAGGAATGCGCACAGAGAGGTGTGTATTTAGAAAGGACAG GGCCCGACCCGGAGTGCGACAAGAAGTGCGCGAACCAGGGCTGGTGCAACAGCGACAAGATCTGCCAGTGCCCCGAGGGCTACATGGGGCAGCACTGCCGCACGGCGCTGTGCTACCCGCAGTGCATGAACGGCGGGAACTGCACGGCGCCCGGCGTGTGCTCGTGCCCGCCCGGCTACCAGGGCCGCCACTGCGAGGGAG gTATATGTtcacaaaaatgtttaaatggcGGAAAATGTATACAAAAGGATACCTGTGAATGTCCTAAAGGATATTATGGTCGGCGCTGCGAATTTT CGAAATGCGTTATCCCCTGTCTAAACGGGGGGAAATGTAAGGGCGTGAACAAGTGTCGCTGCCCCGCGGGGCTCGGCGGCAACCACTGCGAGGTGGGGCGCCGCGCGGGCGACTGCGCGCGCGCGTGTCGGCACGGCGTGTGTCGCGCCGGCGCGTGTCGCTGCGAGCCCGGCTGGCGGGGGCGCTTCTGCCATCGAACTTACG GATCTTCAGAAGAGTCTGGCGAGTTCAAGAGGCCGCGATAA
- the LOC125065851 gene encoding protein shifted isoform X2: protein MWPSASFAARVCAGVALAMSLTIGAGRRDYKDPERQNSDISLWIDERQVRMFSGISMQVFAILNGNISPYILEPNFSHKLPVIPSEVGYVNFTWRSKKRYFYNFDTLTSSDPKVLKPPYLSIKTQGRVPKASKEFSIFLPCMGNVSGVATFEIGLVLKNGRGTPLKGTPLRLNLKKECAQRGPDPECDKKCANQGWCNSDKICQCPEGYMGQHCRTALCYPQCMNGGNCTAPGVCSCPPGYQGRHCEGGICSQKCLNGGKCIQKDTCECPKGYYGRRCEFSKCVIPCLNGGKCKGVNKCRCPAGLGGNHCEVGRRAGDCARACRHGVCRAGACRCEPGWRGRFCHRTYGSSEESGEFKRPR, encoded by the exons ATGTGGCCGTCGGCGTCATTCGCGGCACGGGTGTGCGCAGGAGTGGCGCTGGCGATGTCGCTTACCATCGGGGCTGGCCGACGAGATTACAAGGATCCAGAGAGACAGAACTCGGACATATCGCTTTGGATTGATGAGCGGCAAGTGAGAATGTTCAGTG GAATATCAATGCAAGTATTCGCAATATTGAACGGCAACATATCGCCGTACATATTAGAACCTAATTTCTCCCATAAACTACCTGTGATACCCTCTGAAGTGGGCTACGTCAATTTCACATGGCGTTCGAAGAAGCGGTACTTCTATAACTTTGACACACTGACGTCTTCTGACCCCAAAGTCTTGAAACCACCATACCTATCCATCAAAACACAAGGCCGGGTGCCTAAAGCCTCTAAAG AGTTCAGTATATTTTTGCCTTGTATGGGTAATGTGAGTGGAGTGGCAACATTTGAAATAGGCCTAGTGCTCAAAAACGGTCGAGGCACCCCGTTGAAAGGTACGCCCCTCAGGCTAAACCTAAAGAAGGAATGCGCACAGAGAG GGCCCGACCCGGAGTGCGACAAGAAGTGCGCGAACCAGGGCTGGTGCAACAGCGACAAGATCTGCCAGTGCCCCGAGGGCTACATGGGGCAGCACTGCCGCACGGCGCTGTGCTACCCGCAGTGCATGAACGGCGGGAACTGCACGGCGCCCGGCGTGTGCTCGTGCCCGCCCGGCTACCAGGGCCGCCACTGCGAGGGAG gTATATGTtcacaaaaatgtttaaatggcGGAAAATGTATACAAAAGGATACCTGTGAATGTCCTAAAGGATATTATGGTCGGCGCTGCGAATTTT CGAAATGCGTTATCCCCTGTCTAAACGGGGGGAAATGTAAGGGCGTGAACAAGTGTCGCTGCCCCGCGGGGCTCGGCGGCAACCACTGCGAGGTGGGGCGCCGCGCGGGCGACTGCGCGCGCGCGTGTCGGCACGGCGTGTGTCGCGCCGGCGCGTGTCGCTGCGAGCCCGGCTGGCGGGGGCGCTTCTGCCATCGAACTTACG GATCTTCAGAAGAGTCTGGCGAGTTCAAGAGGCCGCGATAA
- the LOC125065868 gene encoding 5-demethoxyubiquinone hydroxylase, mitochondrial, whose protein sequence is MFRPQLLHQVRRAHTTTWKKNPQLDSIIRVDHAGELGADRIYAGQMAVLGNTAEGPLIKHMWEQEIKHREKFEELISKYRVRPTVMTPLWNIAGFALGAGTALLGKEAAMACTVAVETVIVDHYNDQLRTLMEDPNVDKEILETITKFRDEEQEHHDTGIDHGAEQAPFYKALTEVIKTGCKVAISISKKI, encoded by the exons ATGTTCCGACCGCAACTCTTACATCAAGTGAGGAGAGCACATACGACAACTTGGAAGAAAAATCCTCAA TTGGATTCAATAATTCGCGTCGACCATGCTGGAGAACTCGGGGCAGATCGTATATATGCAGGGCAGATGGCAGTCCTGGGGAACACAGCTGAGGGGCCACTGATCAAGCACATGTGGGAGCAAGAGATTAAACATAGAGAGAAATTTGAAGAACTCATCTCGAAATATCGTGTGCGACCAACCGTTATGACCCCTCTGTGGAATATAGCAGGATTCGCGCTCGGGGCTG gtacAGCACTCTTAGGAAAGGAAGCAGCGATGGCGTGTACAGTAGCAGTCGAAACTGTCATAGTGGATCACTACAATGATCAGCTCCGGACCCTCATGGAAGATCCTAACGTCGACAAAGAAATCCTGGAAACGATCACTAAGTTCAGGGACGAAGAACAAGAACATCACGACACGGGCATCGACCACGGAGCCGAACAAGCTCCCTTCTATAAAGCCTTAACCGAAGTCATCAAGACTGGTTGTAAAGTCGCTATTTCTATATCGAAGAAGATTTAG